Genomic DNA from Mycobacterium stomatepiae:
CGCTTCGCTCATAGCCATCGAGCCCGACGGTCGGACTACCACCAAGACCTACTGGACGCCCGACTTCAGCAGGCAAGCGGATCGTTCTGACTGGTCGGAGCGGGACTGGGAAGACGCCGTGCTCGCGTCGCTGCGGACAGCGGTCGAGCGCCGACTCGTCGCCGATGTGCCGGTCGGATGCCTGTTGTCCGGCGGCGTGGACTCGAGCCTGATCGTCGGCCTGCTCGCCGAGGCGGGTCAACACGGCCTTGCGACCTTCTCGATCGGCTTCGAGTCGGTGGGGGACGTCCAGGGCGACGAATTCCAGTACTCGAACATCGTGGCCGAACGCTTCGACACCGATCATCATCAGATCCGCATCGGAACGGATCGGATGCTGCCCGCGCTCGACGGTGCCATCGGCGCGATGAGCGAACCGATGGTCAGCCATGACTGCGTCGCCTTCTACCTGCTGAGCCAGGAGGTAGCCAAACACGTCAAGGTTGTGCAGTCGGGTCAGGGCGCCGACGAAGTGTTCGCCGGCTACCACTGGTATCCGCCGATGGGTTCGCCGGCCGCGGCGTCCGTGGAAGGGGCCGTCGCCGAATACCGCGGCGCCTTCTTCGATCGCGACGCGGCGAGCGTCGGGGCCATGTTGGGTCCGGGGAAACACGCACCCGGCGATCCCAGCGGGCTATTCGTCAGCGAGCATTTCACTCGCGCCGGCGCCGAAACCGGCATCGATCGCGCGCTGCGGCTGGACACGATGGTGATGCTCGTCGACGACCCGGTGAAGCGGGTCGACAACATGACGATGGCCTGGGGTTTGGAGGGCCGGGTCCCTTTTCTCGACCACGAGTTGGTCGAGCTGGCCGCGACCTGCCCGCCGGAACTGAAGATCGCGCACGAGGGCAAGGGTGTGCTCAAACAGGCTGCGCGACAGGTGATCCCGTCGGAAGTCATCGATAGGCCCAAGGGGTACTTCCCGGTTCCCGCGCTGACTCACCTTCAGGGTCCCTATCTCGATCTGGTCCGGGACGCGCTTTACGCGCCAATCGCCAAGGAACGCGGACTGTTTGCCGCCGAGGCGGTCGACGCGCTGCTGGCCGACCCCAACGGGAGGCTGACGCCGTTGCGCGGCAATGAACTCTGGCAGATCGGCCTACTCGAGTTGTGGTTGCAGCGTCACGGTGTGACAGGGCCTGCCGCATGACGGTCCTCGACCCTTCAGACGACCATCCCGAGGCGATTACGCTCGGCTTGCACGATGCGTCACCGCCCCACCTGGTGGACGCGATGGCCAAGGATGTCGACCTGGAATTGGGTTGGGCCGACTGATCTTCGGCCAGACGTTTGCCGATCCCGACACGCTGGCCGAGGCGCTGCGCCGAGAAGCGCCGGGGCGCCGCGACATCTGCATCTACGCGCGCGAGTCCCACGTGGTGGTCGCGAGGGCGCCAACCGAGCTCTTCATCGATCCCAGTCACACCTATCGGCTGCGCTTTACTCCTGAACACGAGAAAGAGTTGGCGCCGTCTCCGCTGGGCGTGACGGTGCGCACGCTCGTTGACCCCGCCGATGCCGATGCGATGAATCGGGTGTTTGTGCGATGCGGGATGGTCCCGGCGCCGGTGGACACGATCTGGGACAACCATTTGCACGCAGACGCGGTGACCTACCTGGTCGCGGTGCGCGACGAGGATGGCGAAGTGGTGGGCACCGTGACCGGCGTCGACCACGAGATGTTGTTCTCCGACCCCGAACACGGGTCGAGCCTGTGGACACTGGCGGTCGACCCGGCAGCTGGGTTGCCCGGCATGGGCGAAGCCCTGACCCGCACGCTGGCCGAGCACTTCCGTAGTGCGGGTCGCGCCTACATGGACCTGTCGGTCGGCCACGATAACGCCGCCGCCATCGCCCTCTACGAAAAGCTGGGATTTCGCCGCGTTCCGGTGCTGGCGATCAAGCGGAAGAATGCCATCAACGAGCCGCTGTTCAGCCCGCCCCCGGAGACCGTGGACGACCTCAACCCGTACGCGCGGATCATCGCCGATGAGGCGCTGCGACGTGGAATCCGGGTCGAGGTTCTTGATGCCGAGACCGGCGAGATGCGACTGTCTCTCGGTGGCCGCAGCCTGATCACTCGCGAGTCGCTGTCGGAGTTCACCTCGGCCATCGCGATGTGCCGGTGCGACGACAAGCGCCTGACCCGGCGCCTGGTCTCGGAGGCGGGCATCACCGTGCCGCGGGCCCGCCTGGCCACTTTCAACGATGACGACTACGCTTTTCTGCGCGAGGTCGAAGAGGTCGTCGTCAAACCGACTCGCGGAGAACAGGGTAAGGGCATCACCGTCGGTGTCGTCGCCGAAGATGAGCTCACGACGGCCCTGGCACGAGCGCGCGAGCAATACCCGGAGGTGCTGATCGAGCAGCGGGTAAAAGGCGACGACCTTCGATTAGTGGTGATCGATGGCCGGGTGATTGCCGCGGCGCTGCGGGTGCCCCCGGAGATCATCGGCACGGGGGAGCACAGTGTGCGAGACCTCATTGCCGCCGAGAGTCGGCGGCGCTCCGCGGCCACCGGGGGCGAGTCCCGCATCCCACTCGACGACCTCACCGAGGCGACGGTCGGCGATGCCGGTTGGACGCTGGACGACGTTCTGCCCGAAGGAATTCGACTCCGTGTTCGCCGTACCGCCAATCTCCATCAGGGCGCCACGATCCATGATGTGACCGCCCAGGTGCATGAGGATCTGTGTCGGGTCGGGGTGGCGGCGGCCGAGGCGATCGGCATCCCGGTGACGGGCATCGATTTGATCGTTCCCGACGTCACCGGCAGTCGACTACGCCTTCATCGAAGCCAACGAGCGGCCCGGGTTGGCCAATCATGAACCGCAACCCACTGCCTCTGCTTTCGTCGACTTCCTGTTCCCTGGGCAGCCAGGCCAGCCGCCGGCCTGGACTCCCGAGGAGCCGGCGACTCACACCGATTGACGATTAGCCACGTACCGCGGACGCCAGAATCCCTGGCACCGCAGCGGGATTGCCCTGCGCGGCAAATTTGACCAGACGCCGCATCGTGGTCAAGGCCGTCTTGTTGGTTATGAAGAACACCGGTTTCGGCGAGAGTGTCAGCTCGCCGCCGAAGAAAGAGCGCGGCGCCGGACGAAAGGGCAGCCGCGAGCGCCCCAACACAGATCCTCGAGCGCCTTTTCGAGCGCAGGTGTGTCCCCGTCGTCGTCCCCGCGGTCATCGTCGCCCTCCGATCGCCGATCCCTTATCCGCAAAAGTAGGCTCGCGCTCGGGCGATTCCACGGTGCCAGCAAATCGGCAAGCGCTGTTGTCAGAAGTTCTCGGTTCGCTCACCGGGCGAGTTCCTCGAAGCGGGCGAGCGCCATCTCGAGGTCCGCCTCGTCGAACATCTCGCAGTGATTGATCAGATCGCCATCAATCGTATAGACGCTGGTGATGCGCCATTCGGCGTCGAGGCCGTCACGCGACGTGCCCTTCGCCACATGGGTAACGACCGCGCCACGACTGGTCGACCGGTGAACGGCCAGGATGCACAGGCTGTTGCCCACCGAGTCGTCCAGCGCTGCACGAAGGTAGTCCATCAGACGGCCAGGCTCCAGCGTTGCCCCGCGACGATGGTCGAAGTCTACCAAATCATCCGTGCTTTCGGGCATTTCACCCCGATTCAGCGCGGCATAGCCGTGCATGATTATCGACCAGGTGTGTGCGTGGGAGGCGCGCGCGCCGTCGAGGTAGCGGGCGTCGAGTTCCGCGAAGGCGGCGTCGATATCGTCGAAATCGAAGATCACTACCGCCACGGCCTGGCCTTCGGTGTCGACCTGGAGGACGTGGAACACATCGACCTGGAACGCTTCGGGGCGATGGCCCCCCTCGGACATGCGGACTCGCGTAAGCGCCAGGCGCTCACCGCGGGTCGCCACGACGGTAGACGTTGAGCTCTTGAACCCAGCTGCCACGCTGGCTTGTAAATCATCGATCGCGGCATCCCGGCCGTGTCGTATCCCGGCATTGACCCCATGTCGGCGATCGTCGACGGCAATGTCGACCGCGAGGATCTCAGCCATCGCGCTCCAGTCGCGCGCCGCGTAGTGCACCTCAAAGTCTTTGACTACTTGGCTGGTGGCACTTTTCGGCCGCCGCAGCTGCGAGCGCAGTCCGTCGAACCTCGCGAGTGCGGCGTCGACATCGGCTTCGTCGAAGACCTCGCAGCGGCTGAGCATGTCGCCCTCAGTCCTCAGCAGGCTGACCTCGCGCCACTCGGCTTCGAAGCCCTCGGGCGAGGTCCCGACCGCGGCATGGGTGATGATCGCGCCCTGCGAGCTTAGCCGATGCACCGCAGCGATTCGAACGGTGAGGCCGCTGGTCTGATCCAGCGCACTACGAAGGAAGTCGAGCAGTTCGCCGGGGGCCATCGTGGCCCCGCGCCGACGGTCGATATCCTCGAAGTCAGTTGTGGTCAAAGGGAGTTGGCCCCGATTGATCGCGGCGTAAGCTTCCACGATGGCGGACCACGTGTCAGACTGGGCAGCAGCTTCGCCGGCGAGGTAGCGGGTATCGAGCTCGGCGAAGGCGGCGTCGATGTTGTCCGCGTCGAACGTGATGACCGCGGCGATCCGCTCGTCGGCGTCGATCTCGACGATTGCGAGCACATCAAGGAAGAATTCTTCGTTGCCTTGATCCTTGGCCACAGCGCCGATCATCAGCAGGACAAGTCGCTCCCCACGAGTCGCCAATGCTGTCGACTTCAAGTGTCTCAGCCATACATCGGCGATCGCCTGCATGTTGATGATCTCGGCATTCCGTCCATGTCGGACTCCCACGCCCACCATGCGCCGCCGGTCATCGTTCGAATAACCCTCGGCCAGCATCCTTGACAGGCCGTCCCAGTCACCGGTCTCGAAACGATTCAGGAAGTCCTTGCTCACTCTGCGTGCGCCGTTTTCCAGGACTCGGGTTGGCTGGCTGAGCTGTTCGAAGCGAGCGATCGCGGCGTCGAGGTCTGCCTCGTCGAACGTCTCGCTGCGGTTGACCAAGTCGCCTTCGACGGTCGCGACGTGGATGCCGCGCCATTCGGCGTCGAAGCCCTCTTGCGACGTCCCATGCAATGCGTGAGTGACGACCGCCCCGAGGTCACTCAACCGGTGGACCGCCTCGACGCGGAAGTTCACGCCGGGAACCTGATCCAACAGAGCGTGGATGTATGCGACGAGGTCGCCGGGCGCGAATGGCGCCACCCGGCGGTGGTCGGCGCTCACCAAATCCGTTGTCACCGGCGGTAGTTCGCGGCGGTTGAGCGCGGCATAACCTTCCGCGACGACCGACCACGTGCCCGCATGCGCGGCCGCTTCGCCGGCGAGGTATCGGGCGTCGAGTTCCGTGAAGGCGGCGTCGATGTCGTCGAGGTCGAATGAAACTAATGCCACGAATTGATCGTCGGCGTTGACTTCGACGACGGTGAGCGACTCTGTGAAGAACGACTTGGGTCCTTGATCGTGGAGCGAGAGGCATCCACGGGTGAGGACAAGGCGGTCGCCCCGCGTCGCAATGGGAGTCGATGTCACATTGGTGATCCCGACGTGAGCAATCGACCGCAGGTCCGCCATCTCCGCATCCCGACCGCGGCGGACGCCCGCGCCTATGACCCGGCGGCGATCGTCGCTGGCAAAATTGTCGGCGAATGTCTCAGCCATGCCGGCCCAGTCGCCGGCGGCGAAGTGCGCCACAAAGCGCGCAGCCGCTTGGGTTGCCGTGTTTTCCAACCGGCCTGCTGGCTCGATTAGTTCCTCAAATCGGGCGAGTGCCGCGTCGAGGGCTGCCTCGTCGAAGATTTCACAGCGGCTGACCTTGTCGCCTTCGACCATCGAAAGGGTGATCGCCCGCCATTCGGCGTCGAAGCCGTCGTGGGAGGTTCCACGCGCCACGTAGGTGACGACCGCTCCGCGCTCGTTCAACCGATGCACAGCCTCGATATGAGTTGTAGCTTGGTCGATTTCGACCCCGGTACCGACGTAGGCAATCAGCTCGCCGGGGGCGAACGACACCGTTTGGCGGTGGTCGATGTTCACGAAGTCCGGGGCGATCGGTAACCGCTCGTGTCTGTTGAGCGCTGCGAAAACTTCCGTGATCACCGACCACGTGCGCGCGTGAGCACTCGCTTCGCCTGCAACATAACGGGAATCGAGCTCTGCGAAGGCGGCGTCGAGATCGTCGAGGTCGAACGTGACAAGCGCGACAATCTGCTCATCCGAGTCGACCTCGATCATGGTGAGCCCCGAGACCTGGAACGCCGCAGTCGCTTGTCCCTGCCCCTCGAAGACGAAACGAAGGAGCGCCTGGTGTTCCCCGCGGGTGGCGACCACGGTCCACCCGACATTGGTGCTCAAGATATCGGCGGTCCCACGCCAATTCGCTATCTCGACATGTCGGCCGCTCCGAATCCCGGAATTTACCACCCGACGGCGATCGTCTGAGCACATATCCTCGCTGAGGAGCTCCGCCATGGAATCCCAGTCGTGAACCCGATAATGTGCCAGGAACTGCTCGGCCATTCGGGTTGCCGCGTTTTCCAGCCGATGCGCCGGCAGGCTGAGCTGGTCGAACCGTGCGATCGCCGAGTCGAGATCTGCCTCGTCAAAGAGTTCGAAGTGATTGACCATGTCGCCCTCGAGTGTGCACACGATGACGTCTTGGAACTCGGCCTCGAAGCCGTCGCGCGAGATCACATGCGCCGTATGAGTGATGACCGTGCCGCGTTCATTCAGCCGATGCACGACCGTGGGGTGGATGTTGGTTCTTTGGCTTTGATCGATCGCGGTACGAAGGTATTGGAGGAATTCGCCTGGCGCGAATGCGGCCGCTCGGCGGTGATCAATCGTCACGGCGTCGGCTGTCATCGGGGGTAGTTCGTGCCGGCTCAACGCGGCGTAGTTCTCAGTGGTTCTCACCCATGTGTGTGCGCATGGTGCCGCTTCGCCGGTGTGATAGCGCGCGTCGAGATCGTTGAATGCCGCGTCGACGTCGTCAAGGTCGAAGATATCGACCAATGTGATCCGTTCGTCAGCGTCGATCTCGATGACATTGAAGGCATCGTTTTGTACTGTCTCTGGGTCGCCGCCGGCGGCGCGGACGCGTCCGAGAGCGAGGCGCTCGCCGCGCAGCGCCACGACGTCAACCATCGAGATCGTGAAGAGGTCGGCAGCCACCCGCAGGTCGTCGATCACGGCATCTCGGCCACGCCGCATCCCGGCATTCACGACCCGTCGGCGATCCATACCGGAAACGTTCTCGGCGAGGGTTTCAGCCAGCGCCGCCCAGTCACGGGCCGCGTAATGCGACCAGAAGCGGTCGAAGACGAGTGTCGCCGCATTTTCCAACCGATGGGTCGACAGGCTGAGCTGCTCGAACCGCGCGAGCGCGGCTTCGATGTCCGTCTCGGCGAATATCTCGCCGCGGCTTAGCATCTCGTCTTTGACGGTCAGCAGCTCAATCATTCGCCATTCGGCATCGAAGCCCTCTTGCGATGTCCCGTGCGCCGCATGGCTGACGACTGCTCCGATGTCGGAAAGCTGGTGTACAACCTCGACGTAGGCGGTGATTCCTGGCATGGCATCCCATGCGGAATGCAGGTATGTCTCTAGTTCATGTGGTCCGATCGCGACGACCGGCCGGTGATCGACTGTTACCCAATCCGGCGCCATGGGGGGAATTTCGTGTCGGTTGAGTGTCGCGAAAGCATCAGCGATCGCAGACCACGTGTGAGCGTGGGGGGCCGCTTCGCCGGCGAGGTAACGATGATCGAGCTCAGCGATGGCGGCATCGAAGTCTTCGAGGTCATACGTTACGACGATCGCGATGCGGTCATCAGCGTCGATCTCAACGACGTTAAGAGCATCGTTTTGTGCCGTTTCCGGATCGTTGCCGCAGGCGCGAGTTCGTGCCAACACGAGACGCTCCCCGCGAATAGCCATGGCGCTCACCATCGATATCGCGAAGCCAACTTCGGCGGCCGCCTTTAGGTCTCTGATGACGACATCGCGACTATGTTGAGTCTCGGCACTCAAGACCCGGCGGCGATCGATGCCGATGTAGTCGTTGGCCACGGCTTGGGCGATCGCGTCCCAGTCGCGAGTCGCCATGTGCGACCAGACATGCCGGAAGATGCGGGCTGCCGCGTTTTCCAGGTGTCGTGCTTTCGGACGCTCTGCTTCGAACCGGGCGTGCGCGGCGTCGAGTTCTGCAGTCGCTCCATCGATGTCGTCGACATCGAACCACACATCCAGCGCGAACCGACCGTCCTCGTCGATGCCGACTAACTGGAGCACCTCGCCGCGCGGCGCCCCGGGACTGACATCTGCATTGGCTAATTCCGTTTGATAGAGCGCCAACCGCTCGCCTCGCACAGCGACAACTGTGCGATGGAGTTGAACCGCTCCATCCATCTCGAGAGAACGTCGTGCGTCGTATGG
This window encodes:
- a CDS encoding N-acetylglutaminylglutamine amidotransferase; translation: MCGATGEVRLDDRVPDVAAVSAMVAVMAPRGPDGAGVWSQGRVALGHRRLKIIDLTEHGAQPMVDSDLGLTIAWNGCIYNYKQLREELKSHGYRFFSTSDSEVLIKAYHRWGDDFVSRLKGMFAFAIVECDSGRVLLGRDRLGIKPLYLTQDSNRIRFASTLPALLAGGGVDTRIDPVALHHYMTFHSVVPAPLTILRGVRKVPPASLIAIEPDGRTTTKTYWTPDFSRQADRSDWSERDWEDAVLASLRTAVERRLVADVPVGCLLSGGVDSSLIVGLLAEAGQHGLATFSIGFESVGDVQGDEFQYSNIVAERFDTDHHQIRIGTDRMLPALDGAIGAMSEPMVSHDCVAFYLLSQEVAKHVKVVQSGQGADEVFAGYHWYPPMGSPAAASVEGAVAEYRGAFFDRDAASVGAMLGPGKHAPGDPSGLFVSEHFTRAGAETGIDRALRLDTMVMLVDDPVKRVDNMTMAWGLEGRVPFLDHELVELAATCPPELKIAHEGKGVLKQAARQVIPSEVIDRPKGYFPVPALTHLQGPYLDLVRDALYAPIAKERGLFAAEAVDALLADPNGRLTPLRGNELWQIGLLELWLQRHGVTGPAA